The following proteins are encoded in a genomic region of Haloarcula salinisoli:
- a CDS encoding DEAD/DEAH box helicase, giving the protein MSKQAAKVETLFLHEHGEDVRVVGQRDGGRLFRGVLELKETDAGPRPRRLRIEDGSGEQLRSPDQFVELARRATRIRISQQTSARARDRIKEMLDGYQLEAKVVRTCRFCASAGRYSPITSETAIEADGESICPECASQELDRQLAFDGAITGDARERLEELLLEVQDLDRITNLLSGQLDPDLTKFDEISATTEDVDPVRVDSLGLHPGIQQHLESRFETLLPVQSLAVEHGATYGEDQLVVSATATGKTLVGEMAGLDRVLNGEGKMLFLVPLVALANQKYNDFKDRYGDMVEVSLRVGASRIADEGGRFDPGADIIVGTYEGIDHALRTGKDLGNVGTVVIDEVHTLGEDERGHRLDGLISRLKYYCEEADSDTQWIYLSATVGNPSQLAKKLRAKLIEFEERPVPIERHVTFADGREKIETEKKLVKRAFDSKSSKGYRGQTIIFTNSRRRCHQISRKLNYSSAPYHAGLDNRKRKRVEKQFADQELAAVVTTAALAAGVDFPASQVIFDSLAMGIEWLTVQEFSQMLGRAGRPDYHDKGTVYVLVEPDCTYHNSMEMTEDEVAFKLLKGEMEPVITRYDEGAAVEETLANVTVAGKQAKRLNDRMVGEVPTKHALGKLLEYEFIDGLEPTPLGRAVTRHFLAPDESFQLLDGIRKGRDPYDIVAEMELRDEH; this is encoded by the coding sequence GTGTCGAAGCAGGCTGCGAAGGTCGAGACGCTGTTCCTCCACGAACACGGCGAGGACGTCCGCGTCGTCGGCCAGCGCGACGGCGGGCGGCTCTTTCGTGGGGTCCTCGAACTGAAGGAGACGGACGCGGGACCACGCCCCCGCCGGCTCCGCATCGAGGACGGCTCCGGCGAGCAGCTGCGCTCGCCCGACCAGTTCGTCGAACTGGCCCGGCGTGCGACCCGCATCCGCATCTCCCAGCAGACGTCTGCGAGGGCCCGCGACCGCATCAAAGAGATGCTCGACGGCTATCAGCTGGAGGCGAAGGTCGTCCGGACCTGCCGCTTCTGTGCCTCGGCGGGGCGATACTCGCCCATCACGAGCGAAACGGCCATCGAGGCCGACGGCGAGTCCATCTGCCCCGAGTGTGCGAGCCAGGAGCTGGACCGCCAGCTCGCCTTCGACGGCGCCATCACGGGCGACGCACGCGAGCGGCTGGAGGAACTCCTGCTCGAGGTCCAGGACCTGGACCGCATCACGAACTTGCTTTCGGGCCAGCTGGACCCCGACCTCACGAAGTTCGACGAGATATCGGCCACGACCGAGGACGTCGACCCCGTCCGGGTGGACTCGCTGGGACTCCATCCGGGCATCCAGCAACACCTCGAATCGCGGTTCGAGACGCTGCTGCCCGTCCAGAGTCTCGCCGTCGAACACGGCGCGACCTACGGCGAGGACCAGCTCGTCGTCTCCGCCACCGCGACCGGGAAGACGCTCGTCGGCGAGATGGCCGGGCTGGACAGGGTGCTCAACGGGGAGGGGAAGATGCTCTTTCTCGTGCCGCTGGTCGCCCTGGCCAACCAGAAGTACAACGATTTCAAGGACCGCTACGGCGATATGGTCGAGGTCTCACTGCGCGTGGGCGCGAGTCGCATCGCCGACGAGGGCGGCCGCTTTGACCCCGGCGCGGACATCATCGTCGGCACCTACGAAGGTATCGACCACGCGCTCCGGACCGGCAAGGACCTGGGTAACGTCGGTACCGTGGTCATCGACGAGGTCCACACGCTGGGCGAGGACGAGCGTGGGCATCGACTGGACGGCCTGATTTCCCGACTGAAATACTACTGTGAGGAAGCCGACTCCGACACCCAGTGGATATACCTCTCGGCGACGGTCGGCAACCCGAGCCAGCTGGCGAAGAAGCTGCGGGCGAAACTCATCGAGTTCGAGGAGCGTCCGGTCCCCATCGAGCGCCACGTCACCTTCGCCGACGGCCGCGAGAAGATAGAGACCGAGAAGAAACTCGTCAAGCGGGCCTTCGACTCGAAATCGAGCAAGGGGTATCGGGGCCAGACCATCATCTTCACCAACTCCCGGCGGCGCTGTCACCAGATATCCCGGAAGCTGAACTACTCCTCGGCGCCGTATCACGCCGGGCTCGACAACCGCAAGCGCAAGCGCGTCGAGAAGCAGTTCGCCGACCAGGAGCTCGCGGCGGTGGTCACCACGGCCGCCCTGGCTGCCGGGGTCGACTTCCCTGCCTCGCAGGTCATCTTCGACTCGCTGGCGATGGGTATCGAGTGGCTCACCGTCCAGGAGTTCAGTCAGATGCTGGGCCGGGCCGGTCGGCCCGACTACCACGACAAGGGGACGGTGTACGTCCTCGTCGAACCCGACTGCACCTACCACAACAGCATGGAGATGACCGAGGACGAGGTGGCGTTCAAGCTCCTCAAGGGGGAGATGGAGCCCGTCATCACCCGCTACGACGAGGGCGCGGCCGTCGAGGAGACGCTCGCGAACGTCACCGTCGCCGGCAAGCAGGCAAAGCGGCTCAACGACCGCATGGTCGGCGAAGTGCCGACGAAACACGCGCTGGGCAAGCTGCTCGAGTACGAGTTCATCGACGGCCTGGAACCGACGCCGCTGGGTCGCGCAGTGACGAGGCACTTTCTCGCGCCCGACGAGTCGTTCCAGCTGCTGGACGGCATCCGCAAAGGCCGGGACCCCTACGACATCGTCGCCGAGATGGAGCTACGCGACGAACACTGA
- a CDS encoding SLC13 family permease — MAFVFCLILAALVLFATELVPVDVTAIAVMVALLAVEPVTATFVDLNLLAEPLYVLHQPGDDISPLAQGLSGFASTATITVLAMFILSDGVQRTGIIQLLGAKLTSLTGDSETKQLGATVGLVGPISGFINNTAAVAILLPMVTDIAHEGNTSPSKLLLPLSYASMFGGMLTLIGTSTNILASQLSAELLGRPFSMFEFTQLGIVVTIVGTVYLLTVGRWLVPGRIQPREDLTDEFEMADYLTEVVVREDSPIVGQTVREAIAATELDVDVVQLVRDKRTFLEPLDQKTIRAGDVFAVRTDRDTLVELLDLDGLDMVPDVTVDDAELERASDQQNLIELVVSPGSSLVGETLASSNFRQRYDATVLALRRGRELFRQRMDRIRLKVGDTLLVQATVDSIDRLDVNRDFIVAKEVERPDYRKSKVPVAVGIVAAVVGVAALTQVHIVVAALGGSLAMVLTGCLRPGELYDAVQWDVIFLLAGVIPLGIALQETGGADLIADLFVLAAPGLPAILVLGLMYVVTAVLTNIISNNASVVLMIPVAVEAAGQLGANAFAFVLAVTFAASTAFMTPVGYQTNLLVYGPGGYRFTDYLKVGAPLQAVFAVVTTLGIAYFWGLAPA, encoded by the coding sequence ATGGCGTTCGTCTTTTGCCTGATACTCGCAGCGCTCGTGCTCTTTGCGACCGAGCTCGTCCCCGTCGACGTGACGGCCATCGCCGTCATGGTGGCGCTGCTCGCCGTCGAGCCGGTGACGGCCACCTTCGTCGACCTGAACCTGTTGGCGGAACCGCTGTACGTCCTCCACCAGCCGGGCGACGACATCTCACCACTGGCCCAGGGACTGTCCGGCTTTGCCTCGACGGCGACGATTACCGTGCTCGCGATGTTCATCCTCTCGGACGGCGTCCAGCGGACCGGCATCATCCAGTTGCTCGGCGCGAAACTCACCTCACTGACCGGCGACAGCGAGACGAAGCAACTGGGGGCGACGGTCGGGCTGGTGGGTCCCATCTCCGGGTTCATCAACAACACCGCCGCGGTCGCCATCCTGCTGCCGATGGTGACAGACATCGCACACGAGGGCAACACGTCGCCGTCGAAGCTGCTCCTCCCACTGTCCTATGCCTCGATGTTCGGCGGGATGCTCACCCTCATCGGAACCTCGACGAACATCCTCGCCTCGCAGCTGTCGGCCGAACTGCTGGGCCGTCCGTTCAGTATGTTCGAGTTCACCCAGCTCGGCATCGTCGTCACCATCGTCGGCACCGTCTACCTGCTGACGGTCGGCCGGTGGCTCGTCCCCGGGCGTATCCAGCCCCGCGAGGACCTCACCGACGAGTTCGAGATGGCCGACTACCTCACCGAGGTGGTCGTCCGCGAGGACTCGCCCATCGTCGGCCAGACGGTTCGAGAGGCCATCGCGGCGACCGAACTCGACGTCGACGTCGTCCAGCTGGTCCGGGACAAGCGGACGTTCCTCGAACCGCTCGACCAGAAGACGATACGCGCCGGCGACGTCTTCGCCGTCCGGACCGACCGCGATACGCTGGTCGAACTGTTAGACCTCGACGGGCTAGATATGGTCCCGGACGTGACCGTCGACGACGCCGAACTCGAACGGGCCAGCGACCAGCAGAACCTCATCGAGCTCGTCGTCTCGCCCGGCTCCTCGCTCGTCGGCGAGACGCTGGCCTCCTCGAACTTCCGTCAGCGCTACGACGCGACGGTACTGGCGCTCCGGCGCGGCCGCGAGCTGTTCCGCCAGCGGATGGACCGCATCCGGCTGAAGGTCGGGGACACGCTGCTGGTCCAGGCCACCGTCGACTCCATCGACCGCCTCGACGTCAACCGCGATTTCATCGTCGCCAAGGAGGTCGAACGCCCCGACTACCGCAAGTCGAAGGTTCCCGTCGCCGTCGGTATCGTCGCCGCCGTCGTCGGCGTCGCCGCGCTCACCCAGGTTCACATCGTCGTCGCCGCGCTCGGCGGCTCGCTGGCGATGGTCCTGACTGGCTGTCTCCGTCCGGGCGAGCTGTACGACGCTGTCCAGTGGGACGTCATTTTCCTTCTGGCCGGCGTCATCCCGCTCGGTATCGCCCTGCAGGAGACCGGCGGGGCCGACCTCATCGCCGACCTGTTCGTGCTCGCTGCGCCCGGCCTGCCCGCGATTCTGGTGCTCGGACTGATGTACGTCGTCACCGCCGTGCTCACCAACATCATCTCGAACAACGCCTCCGTCGTGCTGATGATTCCCGTCGCCGTCGAGGCCGCCGGGCAACTGGGCGCCAACGCCTTCGCGTTCGTGCTCGCCGTCACCTTCGCCGCCTCGACGGCCTTCATGACGCCTGTGGGGTATCAGACCAACCTGCTCGTCTACGGGCCCGGCGGCTACCGCTTTACCGACTACCTGAAGGTCGGCGCGCCGCTACAGGCCGTTTTCGCCGTCGTGACGACGCTCGGCATCGCCTATTTCTGGGGCCTTGCGCCGGCGTGA